In the genome of Sphingomonas alpina, the window ATCCGGACGGCGGCTTGTTTCTGTCAGCGCCGGGGCGCTACCCGATCATTCCTTGATCAGATACTCGCCCGCATCGGCATCGGTGCCGGTGCCGCTGGTCACGACCGAGGCCAGGGCATCGCTGCCGGTATCGTCGGCGACGTCGCGCAGCTTCTCGGCCGCACGCTCTTCCGCCGCCGAATTCGGCGCGATCAGCACTTCCTGCAGACGACGCTGCTGGACGCGCAGGGCGGCATCACGGCTGGAGGCCGCGACGCGCAGACGGTTCATGCCCGCGCCGGTACCGGCGGGGATGAGACGACCGACGATCACGTTCTCCTTGAGGCCGATCAGCGTGTCCTGCTTGCCCTGGACCGCCGCCTCGGTGAGGACGCGAGTGGTCTCCTGGAACGACGCCGCCGAGATGAAGCTGCGGGTCTGCAGCGACGCCTTGGTGATGCCGAGCAGGACGGGCTTGCCCTGTGCACGACGCTCCTTCTTGTCGAGCTTGTCGTTGATCGCATCCATCTCGTCGCGATCGACCTGCTCGCCCGCCAGCAGCGTGGTATCGCCGCCATCGGTGATCTCGACCTTTTGCAGCATCTGGCGAACGATCACCTCGATGTGCTTGTCGTTGATCTTCACGCCCTGAAGTCGATAAACTTCCTGGATTTCCGAGACGAGATATTCCGCCAGCGGCTCGATGCCGAGCACTTCGAGAATGTCGTGCGGGTCGGGGCTGCCGCCGATCAGGTTGTCGCCACGCTTGACGTAGTCGCCTTCCTGAACGTCGATCACCTTCGACTTGGGCACCAGATACTCGACGACCTCGCCGCCATCCTCGGGCTGAATGCCGATCTTGCGCTTGGCCTTATAGTCCTTGCCGAACACGACACGGCCCGAGACCTTCGCGATGATCGCATTTTCCTTCGGCTTGCGTGCTTCGAACAGCTCCGCCACCCGCGGCAGACCGCCGGTGATGTCGCGGGTCTTGGCAGCTTCGCGGCTGACACGAGCCAGAACGTCACCGCCGGAAACCTGCGCGCCGTCCTCGACCGAGAGCGTGGCGCCCGGTGCAAGCATGTAACGGCCGGCTTCACCCGAGTCCGAGTCGAGCAGGGTCAGGCGCGGACGCAGATCCTCCTTCGACTTGGTCGCGGCGCGATATTCGATGATCACGCGCTGCGAGATGCCGGTGGCTTCGTCTGCCTGCTCGACCAGGGTCTTGCCCTCGATCAGATCGACATACTTCACGACACCGGGGTTTTCCGTGATCACCGGCATGGTGAACGGGTCCCACTCGGCCAGACGATCGCCCTTCGAGACGATATGGCCGTCATCGTACATCACGTACGCGCCGTACGGGATGCGGTGCACCGCACGCTCGCGGCCGTCCATGTCGACGATCGCGATTTCGCCCGAACGGCTCAGCACGACGCGGCGGCCGCGCTGATCCATGATGATGCGAAGGTCGCGATACTCCATCGTCCCGTCGGCAACCGCCTCGAGGTTCGACTGCTCGTTGAGCTGCGCCGCGCCGCCGATGTGGAAGGTCCGCATCGTCAGCTGGGTGCCCGGCTCACCGATCGACTGGGCGGCGATGACGCCGACCGCTTCACCGATGTTGACCGGCGTACCGCGGGCGAGATCGCGCCCGTAGCACTTGCCGCACACGCCGATCTTGGTCTCGCAGACCAGCGGGCTGCGGATCTTCACGGCCTGGGTGCCGATCGCCTCGATCTTCGTGATCATCGGCTCGTCGAGCAGCGTGCCCGAGGGGATGACGATCTCGCCGGTCTTGGTGTCGACAATGTCCTCCGCGGTCGTGCGACCGAGGATGCGCTCGCCGAGCGACGCGATGGTCGAGCCGCCCTGGACGATCGCGCGCATTTCCAGCGCGCGTTCGGTGCCGCAATCATTCTCGATGATCACGCAATCCTGCGACACATCGACCAGACGGCGGGTCAGGTAGCCCGAGTTGGCGGTCTTCAACGCCGTATCCGCGAGACCCTTGCGGGCGCCGTGGGTGGAGTTGAAATATTCGAGGACGGTCAGGCCTTCCTTGAAGTTCGAGATGATCGGCGTTTCGATGATCTCGCCCGACGGCTTGGCCATCAGCCCGCGCATACCCGCCAGCTGCTTGATCTGCGCCTGCGAACCACGAGCACCGGAGTGCGCCATCATGTAGATCGAGTTGATCGGCGCTTCGCGACCGTTCGGCAGCTTCTTCACGGCCTTGATCTCGTCCATCATGGCCGTCGCAACACGATCACCGCAGCCCGACCAGGCGTCGATCACCTTGTTGTACTTCTCCTGATGCGTGATCAGACCGTCCTGATACTGCTGCTCGAAATCCTTCACGAGCGCACGCGTCTCATCGACCAGGCCGACCTTGGCGTCCGGAATGATCATGTCGTCCTTGCCGAACGAAATGCCCGCCTTGAACGCGTGCTTGAAGCCCAATGCCATGATCGCATCGGCGAACAGCACGGTCTCCTTCTGGCCGGTGTGACGATAGACCTCGTCGATCACGTCACCCACATCCTTCTTGGTGAGGAGGCGGTTGACGGTGTCGAACGGCACCTTGGAGCTCTTCGGCAGGCACTCGCCGAGCAGCATGCGGCCCGGGGTGGTCTCATAGCGCTTGAGGTAGGTCTTGCCCTCGGCATCGGTCTGCGGGACGCGCGTGGTGATCTTGGTGTGGAGCGTCACCGCGCCGGCCTCGATCGCCTGATGCACTTCCGCCATGTCGGAGATCAGCATGCCTTCGCCGGGCTCGCCTTCCTTCAGCATCGACAGATAATAGAGACCCAGCACCATGTCCTGCGACGGCACGATGATCGGCTTGCCGTTCGCTGGGCTCAGGATGTTGTTGGTCGACATCATCAGCACGCGTGCCTCGAGCTGGGCTTCCAGCGAGAGGGGAACGTGGACGGCCATCTGATCGCCATCGAAATCGGCGTTGAAGGCCGAACAGACCAGCGGGTGAAGCTGGATCGCCTTGCCCTCGATCAGCACGGGCTCGAACGCCTGGATGCCGAGACGGTGAAGCGTCGGCGCGCGGTTGAGCATGACCGGATGCTCGCGAATGACTTCGTCGAGGATGTCCCAGACTTCCTTGCGCTCCTTCTCGACCCACTTCTTCGCCTGCTTCAGCGTCATGCTGAGGCCCTTGGCGTCGAGGCGCGCATAGATGAACGGCTTGAACAGCTCGAGCGCCATCTTCTTCGGCAGGCCGCACTGATGCAGCTTCAGTTCCGGACCGGTCACGATGACCGAACGACCCGAATAGTCGACGCGCTTGCCGAGCAGGTTCTGACGGAAGCGACCCTGCTTGCCCTTGAGCATGTCGGACAGCGACTTCAGCGGACGCTTGTTGGCGCCGGTGATGGTGCGGCCGCGACGGCCGTTATCGAACAGTGCGTCGACGGCTTCCTGCAGCATGCGCTTTTCGTTGCGGACGATGATGTCCGGCGCACGCAGTTCCATCAGGCGCTTGAGGCGGTTGTTGCGGTTGATCACGCGGCGATACAGATCGTTCAGATCCGAGGTCGCGAAGCGGCCGCCATCCAGCGGCACCAGCGGGCGCAGCTCGGGCGGGATGACCGGAACGACCTCGAGGATCATCCATTCCGGGCGGTTACCCGAATCGATGAAGCTCTCGACGACCTTCAGGCGCTTGATGATCTTCTTCGGCTTCAGTTCCGACTTGGTGACCGCCAGCTCTTCGAGCAGCTCCTTGCGCTCGCCCTCGAGATCGAGGTCCTGAAGCATGATGCGGACCGCTTCGGCGCCGATGCCAGCCGAGAACGCGTCCTCGCCATATTCATCCTGCGCGTCGAGCAGCTCATCCTCGGTCATCAGCTGGTATTTTTCCAGCGGCGTGATGCCCGGCTCGATCACGATATAGGCTTCGAAGTACAGCACGCGCTCGAGCTGCTTGAGCTGCATGTCGAGCAGCAGGCCGATGCGCGACGGCAGCGACTTCAGGAACCAGATATGCGCAACTGGTGCTGCCAGTTCGATATGGCCCATGCGCTCGCGGCGGACCTTCGAAACGGTCACCTCGACGCCGCACTTCTCGCAGACGATGCCCTTGTACTTCATGCGCTTGTACTTGCCGCACAGGCACTCGTAGTCCTTGATCGGACCGAAGATGCGCGCGCAGAACAGGCCGTCACGCTCGGGCTTGAACGTGCGATAGTTGATGGTTTCCGGCTTCTTGATCTCGCCGAAGCTCCATGAGCGGATACGGTCCGGGGACGCGATGCCGATCTGGATCTGGTCAAAGGTTTCGGTCTTGGCGACCGGATTGGCGAAGTTGGTCAGTTCGTTCATGTTCGAACCCTTCCTTGAATTTCTAAACCCTCTCCCCTTGTGGGAGAGGGAGGGGCCCAAGCCGAAGGCTTGGGAGGGTGAGGGGGACTGCCGCGAGTGTCGCGCATTCCCCCTCACCCCCGACCCCCTCTCCCACAAGGGGAGAGGGGAGCAGAAGTTACTCCGCCGCGATCGCGACGCCGTCGGAGTCGAACTGCTCGATGCTCTTCAGCTCGACGTTCAGACCCAGCGAGCGCATTTCCTTGACGAGCACGTTGAAGCTCTCCGGAATGCCGGCCTCGAAGGTGTCGTCGCCCTTGACGATCGCTTCATAGACCTTGGTGCGGCCGACCACGTCGTCGGACTTCACCGTGAGCATTTCCTGCAGGGTATAGGCGGCGCCGTAGGCCTGGAGTGCCCAGACCTCCATCTCACCGAAGCGCTGACCGCCGAACTGCGCCTTACCACCCAGCGGCTGCTGCGTGACGAGCGAGTAGGGGCCGATCGACCGGGCGTGGATCTTGTCGTCCACGAGATGGTGCAGCTTCAGCATATAGATGTAGCCGACGGTGACCTTGCGGTCGAACTTGTCGCCGGTACGCCCGTCGAACAGATCGCTCTGGCCCGACGTATCGAGCCCCGCCAGCGCCAGCATCGCCGAGACATCGGCTTCGCGGGCACCGTCGAACACCGGCGTCGCCATCGGCACGCCGCCGCGCAGGTTCTGCGCCAGTTCGATGATCTCGTCGCCCGTACGGGCGTCGATCTCTGCGTGATACTGCTCGCCATAGACCGTCTTGAGGCGATCCTTGACGACTTCGGGCATCGCGCCGGCCACGGCGTCGGGGTTGGCTTCACGCCAATCCTCCAGCGCCTGGCTGATCTGTTGCCCCAGGCCGCGCGCGGCCCAGCCGAGATGCGTCTCGAAGATCTGACCGACGTTCATCCGCGACGGCACGCCGAGCGGGTTGAGCACGATATCGACCGCGGTGCCGTCGGCGAGGAACGGCATGTCCTCCGCCGGCAGGATGCGGCTGATCACGCCCTTGTTGCCGTGACGGCCGGCCATCTTGTCGCCCGGCTGCAGCTTGCGCTTCACCGCGACGAACACCTTGACCATCTTGAGCACGCCGGGCGGCAGCTCATCGCCACGCTCCAGCTTTTCGCGACGATCGAGGAACTTGTCCTGGATCAGCTTGGCGGCATCGTCATACTGTACCTTGACCGCTTCCAGATCGCTCTGGATCTTGTCGTCGGCAACGGCGAACTTCCACCATTCGTGACGATCGACGCTGTCGAGCAGGTCCTGGTCGATGACCACGCCCTTCTTGACGCCCTTCGGCGCGGCGGTCGCGGTCTGGTCGAGCAGCATTTCCCGCAGGCGCGACCAGGTCGCACGGTTGAGGATGCTGCGCTCGTCGTCCGAGTCCTTCTTCAGGCGCTCGATTTCCTCGCGCTCGATCGCCATCGCGCGCTCGTCCTTGTCGATGCCGTGGCGATTGAACACCCGAACCTCGACAACCGTGCCGGCAACGCCCGGCGGCAGTCGCAGCGAGGTGTCGCGCACGTCTGACGCCTTTTCACCGAAGATGGCGCGGAGGAGCTTTTCCTCCGGCGTCATCGGCGATTCACCCTTGGGGGTGATCTTGCCGGCCAGGATGTCGCCCGGCTCCACTTCGGCGCCGATATAGACGATGCCCGCTTCGTCGAGGTTGCGAAGCGCTTCCTCGCCGACGTTCGGAATGTCGCGCGTGATGTCCTCCGGCCCCAGCTTGGTGTCGCGGGCCATGACTTCGAATTCCTCGATATGGATCGAGGTGAAGACGTCGTCCTTCACGATGCGTTCGGAGATGAGGATCGAATCCTCGTAGTTATAGCCGTTCCACGGCATGAACGCGACGAGGCTGTTGCGGCCCAGCGCGAGCTCACCGAACTCGGTCGAGGGGCCATCGGCGATCACGTCGCCGGTGTTCACCACGTCACCGACCTTCACCAGCGGACGCTGGTTGATGCAGGTGTTCTGGTTCGAGCGCTGGAACTTCATCAGCGTGTAGATGTCGACGCCCGACTGGCCGGCCTCGACGCTGCCCGTTGCGCGGATCACGATACGCGCGGCATCGACCTGGTCGACCACGCCGGCGCGCTTGGCGGAAATCGCCGCACCGGAATCGCGTGCCACGGTCTCTTCCATGCCGGTGCCGACGAACGGCGCCTCGGCCTGAACCAGCGGCACGGCCTGACGTTGCATGTTCGAGCCCATCAGCGCGCGGTTGGCGTCATCGTTTTCCAGGAACGGAATGAGCGATGCGGCGACCGAGACGAGCTGCTTCGGGCTGACGTCCATCAGCGTGATGTTGTCGGGGATCGCCATCAGGAATTCACCCGACTGACGCGACGACACCAGTTCCTCGACAAAGCCCTTCGACGCGTCGAGCTCGGCGTTGGCCTGCGCGATCGTGTGCTTGGCCTCTTCCATCGCCGACAGATAGACGACGTCATCGGTGACCTTATGGTCGACGACCTTGCGGTACGGCGTCTCGATGAAACCGTATTTGTTGACGCGGCTGAAGCTGGCCAGCGAGTTGATCAGGCCGATGTTCGGGCCTTCCGGCGTTTCAATCGGGCAGATGCGGCCATAATGGGTCGGGTGAACGTCGCGGACTTCGAAGCCGGCGCGCTCACGCGTCAGACCACCCGGCCCAAGTGCCGATACGCGGCGCTTGTGAGTGACTTCCGACAGCGGGTTGGTCTGATCCATGAACTGCGACAGCTGCGACGAACCGAAGAATTCACGCACCGCAGCGACCGCCGGCTTGGCGTTGATCAGGTCGTTCGGCATCACGGTCGACACGTCGACCGAGGACATGCGCTCCTTCACGGCGCGCTCCATGCGGAGCAGACCGACGCGGTACTGGTTCTCGAGCAGCTCGCCGACCGAACGCACGCGGCGGTTGCCGAGATTGTCGATATCGTCGATTTCGCCCTTGCCGTCCTTCAGGTCGACCAAGGTCTTCACGACCGCGAGGATATCCTCGGTGCGCAGCGTGGTGACCGTGTCCTCGGCATCGAGGTCAAGGCGCATGTTGAGCTTGACGCGGCCGACCGCCGACAGATCGTAGCGGTCGGGATCGAAGAACAGGCCGCTGAACAGCGACTCTGCGGTTTCGAGCGTTGGCGGCTCGCCGGGGCGCATGACGCGATAGATATCGCTCAGGGCCTGCTCGCGCTCCTCGGCCTTGTCGGCCTTGAGCGTGTTGCGGATCCATGGGCCGGTCGCGACATGGTCGATGTCGAGCAGCTCGATGCGATCGATGCCGGCCTTGTCGAGCAGTTCGAGATTCTCGGACGACACTTCGTCGCCGGCTTCAATATAGATCTGGCCGGTGGTCTCGTTGATCAGGTCATAGGCGCTGTAGCGGCCGAAGATTTCCTCGGTCGGGATCAGCAGGTCGGTCAGGCCGTCCTTGGCTGCCTTGTTGGCGGCGCGTGGGGAAATCTTCTGGCCCGACGGGAACACGACTTCACCGGTCTTCGCATCGATGATGTCGAACATCGGCTTCTGGCCGCGCCAATTCTCCGCCTGGAACGGAATGATCCAGCCGCCCTGGCCGCGCACGAAGGTGACGCGGTTGTAGAAGTAATTGAGGATTTCCTCGCCGGTCAGACCGAGCGCGTACAGCAACGCGGTAACCGGCAGCTTGCGCTTGCGGTCGATCCGGACGTTGACGATGTCCTTCGCGTCGAACTCGAAGTCGAGCCACGAACCGCGATAGGGGATAACGCGCGCAGCGAAGAGATACTTGCCCGATGCGTGGGTCTTGCCGCGGTCATGGTCGAACAGGACGCCCGGCGAGCGGTGCATCTGGCTGACGATCACGCGTTCCGTGCCGTTGATGATGAAGGTGCCGTTGCCCGTCATCAGGGGCATGTCGCCCATGTAGACGTCCTGCTCCTTGATATCGAGGACCGAGCGCGAATCCGTATCGGCATCGACCTCGAACACGATCAGGCGGAGGGTAACGCGCATCGGCGCCGCATAGGTGATGCCGCGCTGACGGCATTCATCGGTGTCGAACTTGGGCGGCTCGAGCTCGTAATTGACGAAGTCGAGTTCGGCGGTGCCGGCGAAATCGCGGATCGGGAAGACCGAGCGCAGGGTCTTTTCGAGGCCGGAGACATAGCCGATCGAGGGATCCGAGCGGAGGAACTGTTCGTAGGATTCGCGCTGAACCTCGATCAGGTTCGGCATCTGCACCACTTCGTGGATGTTGCCGAACACCTTGCGGATGCGGCGCTTTGCGGTGCCGCCCTCGATTGCCTTGGTCGCCATGGATTTTTTTGCCTTACAGCTAAGAATGTCGCGCCCGGCATCCACCGGGGGGCACGCGTAGAGACGCAAAAAAGCCGCATGTCATCCTTATCGGAAAACAGCAGCTTCAAGCGTCTCAAGAACCATAGAGCCCAATTCGATCGATGCGCTGCGCGACGGCACATCATTTCCCGAGGTCTGTGGTGAACTGGCCATATAGGAACCGTGTTGGATTCTGTCAACGCGGGCCGGCAGCCAAGGGTTTGGCTATTACTCGGTCCTGCAGGAATCGAGGGATCGCAACGAATGGCGTCGCAAGCGGAAATATCCGCGAAATAAGTTCAAATAATCGACATCAGTGTCTGTACTTTATCTTGGTGAGCCCAAGATCATTTATGGTGCGGTGCAATAAATATTCCGAGTTATCGTTTCATAAATGGAATGATCGTTCATTCTATGGTCGTTATGGTATCGAAATATTCCATTCATCGGCCACAGATACCCGCTCAACGCAATTCCGATGTTCTGATGGGTCAGAATCGGGGTTCCCTTCATTGAGTCTCCGTTATGAAAATCATGCCCCCACAGCATCGCCGCGCGTTCGCCGCGCTCGTCCCAACCCTGGTACTGCTCGCGGTACCCGCCGTTGCGCAGGAGGTGCAGACCGCGCCGCCGGCACAGGCGGTAGCGCCGCCGCCGGTCGTTCCGACGATCACAGCCACGCCACCGGCGCCGGCAACAGTGGCACCGCCTGCAGCGCAGGTTACGACGCCCGAGCTAGCCGCTGCCGAGCCGGCTGCGGAAGCCACGGCCGCTCCCGTCACGCGCCGGACGACGCGCACGGTTCGCCAGGCGCGCACCGTCACCCGTGCGCCTGCGCCACAGCGCGCCGCGCCGGTCGCTGCCGCGCCCGCGCCCGTCGCCGAGGCTGCGCCGGCAATCACGCCCCCTGCGTCGAATCCGGAAGTCGCGCCGGTTGCCGAAGCGCCCGTTGCGGTCGCACCTGCGCCGGTGCCAGAGGCCGCCGCACCTGCCGCTGATACTGCAACAACGACGACCACGACCGACGCCGCACCGGTTTGGCCGTGGGTGCTCGCCGGCATTGCCGTGCTCGCCATATTGGGCGCGTTGATGTTGCGCCGTCGTCGTCGCGTCGAAGATGTCTATTATGAAGAAACCTATGTCGAGCCGGTCGCGGAAACTGCACCCGCTCATGTCGAGCCGGTTCGCGCCGAGCCGGCGATAGCGCCCGCGCCGCAGTTCATACGTGTGGCACCACTGGCCGCGGCGCCGGTTGCCGCCGCCACGGCTGATGAGCTGGTGGATGCCGTTGCGGTCGAGGCCGAACTGGCCGAGCCGGAGGCGGAAGATGTCGCTGCGCTCACCGCCGGTACCGCGCATGCCGATCGTCCGTGGCTTGAATTCTCGATGCGCCCGGTCCGTGCCGGCAGCAATGCCGAGGACGCGCTGGTCGAAATCGAGCTGACCGTCGGCAATTCCGGTTCGGTTGCCGCCAAGGACGTCCGCATCTCGACCTTCATGTTCGCGACCGAATCCGGCAACGAAGCCGAGATGGAGCGCCTGCTGCTCGAGCGGAGCGGGGACGGCGAGGTCTCACCCGTCACGATCGAACCGGGGGAGGGGACTCGCGTCGATGCCACTTTGTCGCTCTCCAAGGAGGTTCTTGGCGAAGAGGCAAAGACCTTCGTACCGTTCGTGGTCGCCAATGCCCGTTATCGCCTGGCCGATGGCAGCGAGGGCCGCACCAGCGCCTCCTTCACGATCGGCATGAATGACGACGGCACGAACGATGGCAGCGGGGAGATGCGTCCGATCGCGATCCACCGTCAGCAGATGAGCGACAATATCGAGGCGCGGCTGCACGGCGTTCCCCAACACGCCTGAGCCCCGGTCGTTTCGTCACGTCGGGCCCGTCTCTCCCTCGGGAGGGGCGGGTCCTGCCGTATGCGACATTCATCGCCTTTGCCTCTCGCCTTGCCGCGATCGAGGCGGCGGTCGTATGGCATTCAGAAATACTCGGTTAAGGCGCACCAGTGGGGACCATGACGACATTTTTCGTAAGCTGGCTGCGCTTTCTCGCTGTGCCATTATTTTTGACCGCAACCGGCGTCCAGGCACAGAATAGTCAGACGCCCGCGCCAACGCCGACACTCATTCCGGGTCTGGAAGGCTTTCGCCTGCCCGGCGATCGCGGGCCCGCGCCACGACCGGCTCCCACGCCTGCGGTCACGCCCGCGCCGCGCGCCGCGCCGCCGCCGGTCGCGCGGACGGTGCCGCCATCACGCCCCGCTGCCGCGCCGGTATCTCGTGCGACGCCCACACCGCGTGCAGCGCCGCCGCCCAGGGCGGTCGCAACGCCGCGCACGATCACCCCGCCGGTTGCCGTAGCGCCGCCACCGCGCGTCGAGACACCAGTCATAGCGCCCACACCGATCATTCCCGCAACGCCACAGGCTGCTCCGTCGCCGGTGACGACAGCGCCTGAGGCAGTGCCGGTCCCGACGCCGACACCAAGCGCGACCTCGACGCCGGCCGTGACAGGCTATGCCGAGCCGTCCGCCGGCAATGCGCGCTGGTTCATCATCGGGGGTATCGCGGTCGTTCTGATTGCGGGGCTGGGCTGGGCTGGCTGGTTCTTCCTGCGCCGCCGCAACGTCCCCGACGACCGCGAGATCGAGATCGGAATATCCGCTGACGACGGTGAACTGGCTCATGCCTTTCCGCCGACGGCGCCGCCCCAAGCCGGGCCCGAACCAGTGCGCGAACCCCTGGGAGAAGCGCCGCCGCCAGTTGCTCCACGGGCGCCGGTTCTGCCGCCTGAACCAGAGCCGGCACCAGCAATTCAGGAGGCGATCCCGGAGGCACCACGGCCACCCTCCTTTCTCAGGCCCCCGCCTGCGCCTGTTCCGACCGGTCCGCGCGCGCGGATCGAGCTGGCGTTGCGCACACGCCGCGCCGGTACGAACCTGACCAGCGCGGCGGTCGATTACGAGATCGACGTCCGCAACACCGGCGACGCGGCGGCACGGGCGATCCGGCTCGACATCCGTCTGCTCAGTGCAAGCGCGGACCAGGACGCGGTGCTGGCCGCGCTGTTTGCGGCGCCGATCGACAGGCCGCCGGTCGCGCCCTTCGACCTCGATCCGGGTGCGGATATCTCGCTCGGCGGCATGGCGATGATACCCAAGGAATCGCTCAGCATCCTGACCGTGCAGGACAAGGCATTCTTCGTGCCCGTGATGTCGGTGAATGCGCTCTATCATTGGGAGCCGGGCGAAGCGCATGGCGGCAATGGCCAGACCGCCACCGCCTTCGTCATCGGTATCGACCGGGGCGAGGACGCGAAGATGGGGCCGTTCCGCGCCGATACCGGTCCGCGCATGTTCGATGGTGTGAGCCAGCGGCCGCATAATCTGACGATCGAGCGCTGAGCTTTTTCAGTCGAGCGATTCAACAGAGCCACGGGATGCAGCTTGGTGAGCGTCGAACGAGAGGTCACATCGGCGTCTTGTCGCGCTCTTTCACATGGCCACGAAACAGGGGCTGGTATCGCC includes:
- the rpoB gene encoding DNA-directed RNA polymerase subunit beta gives rise to the protein MATKAIEGGTAKRRIRKVFGNIHEVVQMPNLIEVQRESYEQFLRSDPSIGYVSGLEKTLRSVFPIRDFAGTAELDFVNYELEPPKFDTDECRQRGITYAAPMRVTLRLIVFEVDADTDSRSVLDIKEQDVYMGDMPLMTGNGTFIINGTERVIVSQMHRSPGVLFDHDRGKTHASGKYLFAARVIPYRGSWLDFEFDAKDIVNVRIDRKRKLPVTALLYALGLTGEEILNYFYNRVTFVRGQGGWIIPFQAENWRGQKPMFDIIDAKTGEVVFPSGQKISPRAANKAAKDGLTDLLIPTEEIFGRYSAYDLINETTGQIYIEAGDEVSSENLELLDKAGIDRIELLDIDHVATGPWIRNTLKADKAEEREQALSDIYRVMRPGEPPTLETAESLFSGLFFDPDRYDLSAVGRVKLNMRLDLDAEDTVTTLRTEDILAVVKTLVDLKDGKGEIDDIDNLGNRRVRSVGELLENQYRVGLLRMERAVKERMSSVDVSTVMPNDLINAKPAVAAVREFFGSSQLSQFMDQTNPLSEVTHKRRVSALGPGGLTRERAGFEVRDVHPTHYGRICPIETPEGPNIGLINSLASFSRVNKYGFIETPYRKVVDHKVTDDVVYLSAMEEAKHTIAQANAELDASKGFVEELVSSRQSGEFLMAIPDNITLMDVSPKQLVSVAASLIPFLENDDANRALMGSNMQRQAVPLVQAEAPFVGTGMEETVARDSGAAISAKRAGVVDQVDAARIVIRATGSVEAGQSGVDIYTLMKFQRSNQNTCINQRPLVKVGDVVNTGDVIADGPSTEFGELALGRNSLVAFMPWNGYNYEDSILISERIVKDDVFTSIHIEEFEVMARDTKLGPEDITRDIPNVGEEALRNLDEAGIVYIGAEVEPGDILAGKITPKGESPMTPEEKLLRAIFGEKASDVRDTSLRLPPGVAGTVVEVRVFNRHGIDKDERAMAIEREEIERLKKDSDDERSILNRATWSRLREMLLDQTATAAPKGVKKGVVIDQDLLDSVDRHEWWKFAVADDKIQSDLEAVKVQYDDAAKLIQDKFLDRREKLERGDELPPGVLKMVKVFVAVKRKLQPGDKMAGRHGNKGVISRILPAEDMPFLADGTAVDIVLNPLGVPSRMNVGQIFETHLGWAARGLGQQISQALEDWREANPDAVAGAMPEVVKDRLKTVYGEQYHAEIDARTGDEIIELAQNLRGGVPMATPVFDGAREADVSAMLALAGLDTSGQSDLFDGRTGDKFDRKVTVGYIYMLKLHHLVDDKIHARSIGPYSLVTQQPLGGKAQFGGQRFGEMEVWALQAYGAAYTLQEMLTVKSDDVVGRTKVYEAIVKGDDTFEAGIPESFNVLVKEMRSLGLNVELKSIEQFDSDGVAIAAE
- the rpoC gene encoding DNA-directed RNA polymerase subunit beta'; amino-acid sequence: MNELTNFANPVAKTETFDQIQIGIASPDRIRSWSFGEIKKPETINYRTFKPERDGLFCARIFGPIKDYECLCGKYKRMKYKGIVCEKCGVEVTVSKVRRERMGHIELAAPVAHIWFLKSLPSRIGLLLDMQLKQLERVLYFEAYIVIEPGITPLEKYQLMTEDELLDAQDEYGEDAFSAGIGAEAVRIMLQDLDLEGERKELLEELAVTKSELKPKKIIKRLKVVESFIDSGNRPEWMILEVVPVIPPELRPLVPLDGGRFATSDLNDLYRRVINRNNRLKRLMELRAPDIIVRNEKRMLQEAVDALFDNGRRGRTITGANKRPLKSLSDMLKGKQGRFRQNLLGKRVDYSGRSVIVTGPELKLHQCGLPKKMALELFKPFIYARLDAKGLSMTLKQAKKWVEKERKEVWDILDEVIREHPVMLNRAPTLHRLGIQAFEPVLIEGKAIQLHPLVCSAFNADFDGDQMAVHVPLSLEAQLEARVLMMSTNNILSPANGKPIIVPSQDMVLGLYYLSMLKEGEPGEGMLISDMAEVHQAIEAGAVTLHTKITTRVPQTDAEGKTYLKRYETTPGRMLLGECLPKSSKVPFDTVNRLLTKKDVGDVIDEVYRHTGQKETVLFADAIMALGFKHAFKAGISFGKDDMIIPDAKVGLVDETRALVKDFEQQYQDGLITHQEKYNKVIDAWSGCGDRVATAMMDEIKAVKKLPNGREAPINSIYMMAHSGARGSQAQIKQLAGMRGLMAKPSGEIIETPIISNFKEGLTVLEYFNSTHGARKGLADTALKTANSGYLTRRLVDVSQDCVIIENDCGTERALEMRAIVQGGSTIASLGERILGRTTAEDIVDTKTGEIVIPSGTLLDEPMITKIEAIGTQAVKIRSPLVCETKIGVCGKCYGRDLARGTPVNIGEAVGVIAAQSIGEPGTQLTMRTFHIGGAAQLNEQSNLEAVADGTMEYRDLRIIMDQRGRRVVLSRSGEIAIVDMDGRERAVHRIPYGAYVMYDDGHIVSKGDRLAEWDPFTMPVITENPGVVKYVDLIEGKTLVEQADEATGISQRVIIEYRAATKSKEDLRPRLTLLDSDSGEAGRYMLAPGATLSVEDGAQVSGGDVLARVSREAAKTRDITGGLPRVAELFEARKPKENAIIAKVSGRVVFGKDYKAKRKIGIQPEDGGEVVEYLVPKSKVIDVQEGDYVKRGDNLIGGSPDPHDILEVLGIEPLAEYLVSEIQEVYRLQGVKINDKHIEVIVRQMLQKVEITDGGDTTLLAGEQVDRDEMDAINDKLDKKERRAQGKPVLLGITKASLQTRSFISAASFQETTRVLTEAAVQGKQDTLIGLKENVIVGRLIPAGTGAGMNRLRVAASSRDAALRVQQRRLQEVLIAPNSAAEERAAEKLRDVADDTGSDALASVVTSGTGTDADAGEYLIKE